The Panicum hallii strain FIL2 chromosome 9, PHallii_v3.1, whole genome shotgun sequence genome has a window encoding:
- the LOC112874694 gene encoding protein CHUP1, chloroplastic: protein MMREGDACVALLRSKLHGLIERNRALEEENKQLRYQVSRLKGQVSSLEGQYTDKRMLWKKLENSATSISYSKEKQFVQSNDDAKEAVDLNSSLYHTRQQFPRATLVRSRAPRVPNPPPSPTCIQPNTNVKKEGCMTPPPPPPPPPSKLQRSAKAIQRVPEVVELYRSFVRREGKNDAKSGSVAIPATTNSREMIGEIENKSAYVLAIKSDVENQGDFVNFLASEVQNAAYREIADVEEFVKWLDGELSYLVDERAVLKHFPNWPEKKADAMREAAFTYRDLKNLESEASSFHDDRRVATPMALKRMQALQDKIEQGIHNTERIRDSASGRYKDLKIPWEWMLDSGIINHLKMASLKLAKEYMNRIVNTLKSDPFANDEELLLQGVRFAFRIHQLAGGFDEGCRKAFQELKAYASKSE from the exons ATGATGAGGGAGGGCGATGCATGTGTCGCACTTCTGAGAAGCAAGCTCCATGGCCTGATCGAGAGAAATCGTGCTCTGGAAGAGGAGAACAAGCAGCTGAGATACCAAGTGAGCCGATTAAAAGGTCAGGTCTCATCTCTCGAAGGGCAGTATACTGATAAGAGGATGCTATGGAAGAAGCTGGAGaattctgcaaccagcatcagCTATTCCAAGGAAAAGCAGTTTGTCCAGAGCAACGATGATGCAAAGGAAGCCGTAGATCTCAACAGCTCATTGTACCACACCAGGCAGCAATTCCCGAGGGCAACGCTAGTGAGATCAAGGGCACCAAGGGTTCCAAATCCACCACCCAGTCCGACATGCATCCAGCCAAATACAAATGTGAAAAAGGAAGGATGCATGAcccctcctccaccaccacctccaccaccttcCAAATTGCAGAGAAGCGCAAAGGCGATACAAAGGGTGCCAGAGGTAGTCGAGTTGTACCGATCGTTCGTGCGGCGTGAAGGCAAAAATGATGCAAAGTCTGGATCCGTGGCAATTCCAGCAACAACTAACAGCAGAGAGATGATTGGGGAGATTGAGAACAAATCAGCTTATGTTTTAGCT ATTAAATCAGATGTAGAAAATCAGGGCGACTTTGTGAACTTCCTCGCGAGTGAAGTTCAGAATGCAGCATACAGAGAGATAGCTGATGTTGAAGAGTTTGTGAAGTGGCTTGATGGGGAGTTGTCATACCTTGTGGATGAAAGAGCAGTGCTCAAACACTTTCCTAACTGGCCCGAGAAGAAAGCAGATGCCATGAGAGAAGCAGCATTCACTTATCGAGATCTGAAGAACCTAGAATCAGAAGCATCATCCTTCCATGATGACAGGAGAGTGGCTACACCTATGGCTCTCAAGCGCATGCAAGCTCTGCAGGATAA AATTGAACAAGGTATTCATAACACTGAACGAATAAGGGACAGTGCAAGTGGAAGATACAAGGATCTGAAGATCCCGTGGGAATGGATGCTCGACTCCGGAATCATAAACCAT CTAAAGATGGCTTCCTTGAAGCTTGCAAAAGAGTACATGAACCGCATTGTGAACACACTGAAGTCAGATCCATTTGCAAATGATGAGGAGCTCCTTCTGCAAGGTGTCCGCTTTGCCTTCCGCATACATCAG CTTGCAGGTGGCTTCGACGAAGGATGCCGGAAAGCATTTCAAGAATTAAAGGCTTATGCAAGCAAGTCAGAGTGA